From the genome of Vigna radiata var. radiata cultivar VC1973A unplaced genomic scaffold, Vradiata_ver6 scaffold_364, whole genome shotgun sequence, one region includes:
- the LOC106779551 gene encoding NADH kinase has product MVMKKMRLLLLLKPFSVSSPPSHTPPQIIQFLENRRKVHHDAINFCQAILRKKSVEWKAVLRNNLSPPINDVDLVVTVGGDGTLLQASHSLDDKVPVLGVNSDPTRIDEVEQCSSEFDATRSTGHLCAATVENFEQVLDAILEGQFLPSKLTRTMISVNALHLSTYALNDILVAHPCPASVSRFSIRIKEGNKLCSPLVNCRSSGLRVSTAAGSTAAMHSAGGFPMQILSRDLQYMIREPISPGAASDLMHGLIRDDQTLVATWTCRKGVIYIDGSHIYHTIQDGDIIEISSKAPVLKVLLPHHLL; this is encoded by the exons atggtgatgaagaagatgagactATTACTGCTGCTAAAACCTTTCAGTGTATCTTCACCACCTTCCCACACCCCTCCTCAG ATCATACAGTTCTTGGAGAATAGGCGTAAGGTACACCATGATGCAATAAACTTTTGTCAAGCTATTCTGCGAAAAAAGTCAGTTGAATGGAAAGCCGTACTGCGTAACAATTTGTCACCACCCATCAATGATGTGGATCTAGTTGTCACAGTTGGTGGTGATGGAACTCTTCTACAGGCTAGCCATTCATTGGATGACAAAGTTCCTGTTCTTGGAGTGAATTCTGACCCTACACGTATTGATGAG GTGGAGCAATGCAGCAGTGAATTTGATGCTACCAGAAGCACAGGCCATCTTTGTGCTGCTACTGTTGAAAACTTTGAACAA gTTTTAGATGCTATACTTGAAGGTCAATTTCTTCCTTCCAAATTAACAAGGACCATGATATCTGTTAACGCACTACACTTGTCAACTTATGCTCTCAATGATATCTTAGTTGCACATCCATGTCCTGCCTCGGTTTCCAGGTTCTCAATCAG AATCAAAGAGGGTAACAAGCTATGTTCCCCTCTCGTTAACTGTAGATCAAGTGGTCTACGTGTTTCAACAGCTGCTGGTTCAACTGCTGCAATGCATTCAGCAGGTGGATTTCCAATGCAAATTTTATCTCGGGATCTTCAGTACATGATAAGGGAGCCTATTTCACCCGGGGCAGCCTCAGATCTTATGCATGGATTGATCAGAGATGATCAGACATTAGTTGCTACATGGACCTGTAGAAAAGGTGTGATATATATTGATGGTTCTCATATCTATCATACCATCCAAGATGGGGATATCATTGAGATATCTTCCAAAGCACCAGTTCTGAAAGTTCTATTGCCTCATCATCTGTTATAG